One Rhodothermia bacterium DNA window includes the following coding sequences:
- the metH gene encoding methionine synthase, with translation MTSLQQLQHLLQERILIIDGATGTMFQKYHKTGRFVLDETAFRGDRFKDHPKDLKGNNDLLCLSYPEVVEAVHHAFLAAGADIIETNTFSSTALAQEDYGLSHIAYELNVAAAQIARKAADAFSTPEKPRFVAGSIGPTSKSLSISPDVNDPGFRSVTFDELVAVYHEQIRGLVDGGADLLLVETIFDTANAKAAIFAIQKYIDETQQQIPVMISGTIVDQNGRTLSGQVPEAFYYSLMHAPNLLSVGFNCALGAESMRPYLEELAPVCAQYVSLYANAGLPNAFGEYDHSPEFMADIMAEYAREGLFNLVGGCCGTTPEHIAAIAQAVAGISPRRLPQVPAYLRLSGLEPLVQRPDSNFINIGERTNVTGSRKFARLIKEGNYEEALSIARQQVENGAQIIDINMDEGMLDSEAAMVKFLNLIAAEPDISRVPIMLDSSKWSVLEAGLKCVQGKSVVNSISMKEGVAAFKAQAQLCRAYGAAVIVMAFDETGQADTFERKIEICERAYRILTEEVGFLPQDIIFDPNIFAIATGIETHNQYGRAFIEATRWIKQNLPSAKVSGGVSNISFSFRGNDPVREAIHAAFLYHAIGAGMDMGIVNAGQLAIYDEIPKDLLERIEEVLFDRDPEATERLVAFAETLKAQTSGTKTETKDEVWRSLPVTERLKHALVKGVVEYIDADTEEARLSFGGDALKVIEGPLMDGMGVVGDLFGAGKMFLPQVVKSARVMKKSVAYLEPFIQARKSADAAPQAKILLATVKGDVHDIGKNIVGVVLACNNYEVIDLGVMVPANKILEVAKTQNVDVIGLSGLITPSLDEMVHVAKEMERLGMKTPLLIGGATTSKIHTAVKIEPHYSAPVLHVLDASKSVPVVSRLIDAKQQAAFVAEVRADYAAERERFAQRTNRPTVLPLTIARQNALETDWTTQPITRPNELGRQVFENIPLQILREWIDWTPFFIAWEMKGKYPQILDHPERGAEARKLFEDANALLNHLIQTDALQVHAVFGLYPAVSVGDDLEVAVEEGKTRRFHTLRQQTQKGSGKANRALADFIAPKSANRQDYMGAFAVTVHGAEQVSAGYEADHDDYHAIMTKALADRLAEAAAEWLHADVRRTYWGYAPEEDLAPEAIIREQYRGIRPAPGYPAQPDHTEKITLFEALNAEKAIGVSLTENLAMVPAASVCGLYFAHPAADYFNLGEIGEDQLTDYAQRKGFSLDDMRRWLAPNLG, from the coding sequence ATTGCCTATGAACTCAATGTGGCGGCGGCGCAAATCGCCCGAAAAGCAGCAGATGCCTTCTCGACCCCCGAAAAACCCCGCTTTGTAGCCGGCTCGATTGGCCCCACAAGTAAGTCCCTCTCAATCTCGCCCGATGTGAACGATCCGGGTTTCCGTTCGGTGACTTTTGATGAATTGGTGGCGGTCTATCATGAACAAATTCGGGGATTGGTGGATGGTGGCGCAGACCTTTTATTGGTTGAAACGATTTTTGACACAGCGAATGCCAAAGCGGCCATCTTTGCCATTCAAAAATATATTGACGAAACCCAGCAGCAAATCCCCGTCATGATTTCGGGCACGATTGTGGATCAAAACGGTCGGACACTATCGGGGCAAGTACCAGAAGCATTTTATTATAGCCTGATGCACGCGCCTAACCTTCTCTCGGTTGGTTTTAACTGTGCTTTAGGAGCAGAGTCCATGCGTCCGTATTTGGAGGAGTTGGCTCCCGTTTGTGCGCAATATGTGAGTTTGTATGCCAATGCAGGGCTACCGAATGCGTTTGGGGAATACGACCACTCGCCCGAATTTATGGCAGACATCATGGCGGAGTATGCCCGCGAAGGTTTATTTAACCTCGTAGGGGGTTGTTGTGGGACAACGCCCGAACACATTGCCGCTATTGCCCAAGCGGTTGCAGGTATTTCGCCCCGTCGTTTACCTCAAGTGCCCGCCTATTTACGGCTTTCAGGTTTGGAACCTCTGGTACAACGTCCAGATTCGAATTTTATCAATATCGGAGAACGGACTAATGTGACTGGCTCGCGGAAGTTTGCGCGTTTGATTAAAGAAGGGAATTATGAAGAAGCCTTGAGTATTGCCCGTCAGCAGGTGGAAAATGGGGCGCAAATCATTGATATTAATATGGATGAGGGCATGTTGGACTCGGAGGCGGCGATGGTGAAGTTCCTGAACCTTATTGCCGCCGAACCTGATATTTCGCGCGTCCCCATTATGCTCGATTCTTCCAAGTGGTCGGTCTTAGAAGCTGGCTTAAAATGCGTACAAGGCAAGTCTGTGGTGAATTCTATCTCAATGAAGGAGGGTGTAGCGGCATTTAAAGCCCAAGCCCAACTTTGCCGTGCTTATGGTGCGGCGGTCATTGTTATGGCTTTTGACGAAACAGGACAAGCCGATACGTTTGAACGAAAAATTGAGATTTGCGAACGTGCTTATCGGATTTTGACGGAAGAAGTGGGCTTCCTGCCACAAGACATTATTTTTGATCCAAATATTTTTGCCATTGCAACAGGCATTGAAACCCATAACCAGTATGGACGTGCCTTTATCGAGGCCACCCGCTGGATTAAACAAAACCTGCCTTCTGCCAAAGTAAGTGGTGGCGTATCGAATATTTCATTCTCCTTTCGGGGGAATGATCCGGTGCGGGAGGCCATTCATGCCGCATTTTTATACCATGCCATTGGTGCAGGAATGGACATGGGCATCGTAAACGCGGGGCAACTTGCCATTTATGACGAAATTCCGAAAGACTTGCTCGAAAGAATTGAGGAGGTACTTTTTGACCGCGACCCCGAAGCCACCGAGCGGCTTGTGGCCTTTGCCGAAACCCTCAAAGCGCAAACATCTGGAACCAAAACGGAGACCAAAGACGAGGTATGGCGTAGTTTGCCCGTCACTGAACGGCTTAAACATGCTTTAGTGAAAGGCGTGGTGGAATACATAGACGCAGACACCGAAGAAGCGCGGCTAAGTTTTGGAGGGGATGCGCTGAAGGTCATCGAAGGTCCTTTGATGGATGGCATGGGCGTTGTAGGAGATTTATTTGGCGCAGGGAAAATGTTCCTCCCACAAGTGGTGAAGTCTGCACGGGTCATGAAGAAGTCGGTTGCTTACTTAGAGCCATTTATCCAAGCCCGTAAATCCGCCGATGCTGCACCACAAGCCAAAATCTTGTTGGCTACAGTGAAAGGTGATGTGCATGATATTGGCAAAAACATTGTTGGTGTGGTTTTGGCTTGCAACAATTACGAAGTTATTGATTTAGGGGTAATGGTTCCCGCCAATAAAATTCTGGAAGTGGCTAAAACCCAAAACGTGGATGTAATCGGTCTTTCAGGGCTGATTACCCCTTCTTTGGATGAAATGGTGCATGTGGCGAAGGAAATGGAGCGGCTTGGTATGAAAACCCCATTGCTGATTGGCGGCGCAACCACTTCTAAAATCCATACGGCTGTTAAAATCGAACCCCATTACAGCGCCCCTGTACTGCATGTGTTGGATGCCTCGAAGTCCGTCCCCGTTGTTTCTCGGCTGATAGATGCCAAGCAACAAGCCGCCTTTGTCGCCGAAGTTCGTGCGGATTATGCCGCCGAACGCGAACGTTTTGCCCAAAGAACAAACCGCCCGACGGTTTTGCCGCTAACCATAGCCCGCCAAAATGCCTTAGAAACCGATTGGACAACACAGCCCATCACCCGTCCAAATGAATTAGGCCGACAAGTCTTTGAAAATATTCCACTCCAAATCCTCCGCGAATGGATAGATTGGACACCGTTTTTCATTGCATGGGAAATGAAGGGCAAATACCCACAAATTCTGGATCATCCCGAACGCGGCGCAGAAGCCCGTAAACTTTTTGAAGACGCAAATGCACTTTTAAACCACTTGATTCAAACCGATGCCTTACAAGTCCATGCCGTTTTTGGGTTATATCCTGCTGTTTCGGTGGGGGATGACCTTGAGGTCGCGGTGGAAGAAGGCAAAACGCGCCGCTTCCATACCTTGCGCCAGCAAACCCAGAAAGGTTCCGGCAAAGCGAATCGGGCATTAGCGGACTTTATCGCGCCGAAATCGGCCAATCGGCAGGATTATATGGGCGCATTTGCCGTTACAGTGCATGGGGCAGAACAAGTCTCCGCAGGTTACGAAGCCGACCACGACGATTATCACGCCATTATGACCAAAGCCTTAGCCGACCGTTTGGCGGAAGCCGCCGCCGAATGGCTCCATGCCGATGTTCGCCGCACGTATTGGGGCTATGCACCTGAAGAAGACCTTGCGCCCGAAGCCATTATCCGCGAGCAATACAGGGGTATTCGCCCTGCCCCCGGCTACCCTGCCCAGCCCGATCATACCGAGAAAATCACCCTTTTCGAGGCGCTCAACGCCGAAAAAGCCATTGGCGTTTCTTTGACCGAAAACTTGGCAATGGTTCCTGCCGCCTCCGTTTGTGGTTTGTACTTTGCTCATCCTGCTGCCGACTATTTCAACTTAGGCGAAATCGGGGAAGACCAACTCACCGACTACGCCCAGCGTAAGGGATTTTCCCTTGATGATATGCGTCGGTGGCTCGCGCCAAATTTGGGATGA